The Bacteroidetes Order II. bacterium sequence CTTTAAAAGGATTGATCCAATATTCTATCCCTGGTTTTCCAATCATAATAAACAGTATCCCGATTAAAGTGAACCGAATTATAATTTGTTTTATAGAAATGACTTCTTGCCATTTCTTGAAATAATATGCAGAAATAATACCTGCCAATAAATACATGCTCCACGGAAAAATCGGGAAATAAGAACCGATAGATTTATCCAGATACCCCCTTATCCAAAGTGGCACAGCCTGCAAGTCGCTTCCCCAAAGATAGGGCGTTGTTAAGAATATGAAGAGAAACAAAAAAGACAAAAACGTAATAAAGACTTTCTTCTTTTTTAGTAAGTAAACTAAAAACTGGCAAAATGCTAGCGTTATACCAATAATCTGAAGGGCATCAATCTGGAAAAAGAATAAAATATTCTTCTCAGACATTTGGGTAAGGAGTTTATAAAAAGAAAAATAAGCCAAATGCAGCCAATAACCAATTGCAAGAAGCAAAAGATATCGCCTTATCCTTTTCCAAAGTGCGGGCGACCATTGGATGAAGTGTGTCCATTTTCTAAATGTGGCAACACCAAAAGCCAAGCCAGAAGAAAACAGAAAGATAGGACTTGTAAAACCATGAATGAATGTATGCGCTCCTTGGAACCAGTCCATCTTTTTAATTTCTGGAGAAAGATACGCATCAAAAGTATGCCCTTGTAGCATTAACACAACGGCAGTGAAACGGAAAATATCTACAAATACCCAACGATTGGCGGCTTTCATGAAAACGATTTTATGCAGTTTGAAAATCAAATGTAAACATGGAAAGGCACTGCTTCCAAATCATCCTAAAAAAAGGGTCAGTCAACGAATGAACTGACCCTTAATTGCACCATAGAAGACCTTAGAACCTGAACCATGCCATTTTCCCTGTCATTAGACCAGGTAAGAGGGAGAGCAGTAGAAGAAACAAAGCAGATAGCTGATACATAAACAACTTTTTATGTGCTAACATACTTGTATTCGCCTTTTTGCTCGCAATACTACCTATCTGAACCATCACGACAGCAAGAATCATGAGCAATAAGTGTTCAACGGCATAGAAACGAATCGCACTTACTTTCATCAAAGCCATGCCCATGCCTTGCCAAAAAGGGATGTAAATAATGGCATACAGGATCAAACCAACGAGCAGTTGCAGATGAAACAAGCCTGTCAGTATGACCGATTGTTTTCGCAAAGAGGGCGACATTTCCATATTTGCTTTCCAGCCTTGGAAACTTTTTACCAATACCAAGGCCATCAATATCAAAATCGCCCAGCGGTTATACGAATGCAGATATCGAAGAATTTCTGTAAACAAATACATGTTTTTTATTAATTTGGGGTGATAAAGGGCTTAGAATAAATCTTTCATTTGTTTGCGAATATCGGTGATTTTTTCATTTTCTTCTGCACGCATGGCGGCATAGAAATGCTCATCGTAGCTTCTGGTTTTAAGCACAACTGGCATTGGAACCGCATGCCCCATTACCAACGCTTGTTGCTTTGAATCGAGGCTTGCAAGTACTTGCCGTAGGCCAGAGGCATCGCTGGTTCCAACCAAAGCAGCGTTTAGGTCTTTTTCATCATTTAACTGAGCAACGATTTTGGTTCCAATCTGGCTTAGGACTTCGTCATCAATGGCACTCGGTCTTTGGTCCACAATCAGGAGAGATACAAAATATTTCCTCATCTCGCGTGCAATGACCCCAAACGGAGTCTCTGAAGCAATGCCAGGTTGAAGAAATTTATGCGCTTCCTCGATCGTAATCATCAATTGTGGTGGCTTATCTTCTTCTTTGCGGGAAGAGAGATACGCATTCGTTTTCTGTTCATATGCAGCACGCAAACGACGGGTGATGATATTGGCCACAAACATGTAGGCTTTTAGGCTGTCATAACGGCCAAATTCCAACACAACGGAACGGTTTTTCAGGATATTCTCCAGTAATTGTTCTATGACATCGGTTTTTCCGCTTCCTGGCTCCCGTTTAAAAAAACCAAGTCCACAAACTTGTTCTAACTTGCGTTTTAGGGCAGCAACAGACTGAAAATTGGCCCCGCAGTCTTTCGCTAACTCATTTAATTCTTCTTCAGAGTCAGATTTCAGCAGACGAATGAGCCAAGATTTACCCAGTTTATTGCGTAAAAGATACGTACTTTCTGCCGCTGTTTGGGTAAGGTTTAACGTATTTTGTAAGGGTAAAATGTCTTCTGGTTCAACCTGGTCTGCATAGAGAAAAACTTCATAATCCGGATTTATGCCATTGTTTCGCTTGCGTGTACTTTCTGGATCCAGCGAAAAGATGGCCACTTTTCCAGGAAATAGTTCACGTAGTCCTTTGACAAAAGACGCCGATTTTCCTTCCTGTCTTGCTGATATGCCATACTCCGAGTGCATATCGAAAATTAGATTTACCGCTTTGTCACTTTTTAGCGTACCGCAAATTAGCAGGCGCGTTAGGAAGGTTTTTCCAGTTCCTGTTTTTCCAAAAACGGCATTGCTCCTTTCAACGAGACGATCCAGATCAATACAAACGGGAATTTCGTCCATATCCAAGGGAGCACCGACATGAAAAAAACGCTGTTTTTGGTTTTCGTCTAAGTTGGCCTCGTGTCCAAAAATGCGGGCAATGTCTTCGGCTTGGGCTTCGCTCACCAGTGAGAAATGACTAGGAATGGTTTTTACCCGCGAGGCTTCCAGTCGTCCTAAATCTGGATGGCTCCCATTAGGGGTCATTAATAGGGGTTTCAGCACAACCGTCACATAGGTTGCATGTCCCATCATCACTTGACGCAGCAATAAATCTGATGTATCAGGTGGATTTAACAATATATTCGGATTTGCAGCTTCCAACGAAACATCGGTGATCATGGTGAAGAAGTCGTATTGAGCACCCTCAACCACCATAAACTTCCCCGCTTTTAATTGTTCAACGGAATGGTTTGCATCCAACCGCATGATGATTCCCTTACCCAAAGAACCTTGGGTAATGACCCCAAGTTTAGGGCGCTGGCTAGCATAAGGTGTATGGGCTGTGATTTTGCTCATTGCGCCGCTGTTTTCTCGATTTCCCCTACATTTATCGCTAACTGACCACATGCTGCCTCTATATCTTGTCCTCTGCTCCGTCTAACCGTTACGGTTACCTTATTTGCAACAAGTACACGGATAAAGGCATTTAGCCGTTGTTCGCGGCTCGCTTCAAAAGCCACTCCTTTCACGGGGTTAAACATAATTAGGTTTACCTTGCTTGGCGCCCATCGAACAATTTTTGCCAAGGCTTTTGCATCCTCTTCATGGTCATTGAAGTGATCAAAGATACAATACTCGTAGGTGATTTGGTTTTTGGTTCGCTGATAAAAATACTGTACGGCCTCTTTAAGCGCTTTTAGGTCTGTTTTGAGGCTTCGGTTTACTGGCATAATTTCCGACCTTTTTTCGGGAGTGGGGGCATGTAGAGAAATCGCCAAGTTAACCTTAACATCATCATCGGCTAGGCGCATGATTCGTCCGGCAAGTCCGACCGTGGAGAGCGTAATCCGGCGAGAGGCAAGGCCCAACCCTTCTGGTGATGTTAAAAGACCAATGGCTTGTAATACCTGCTCATAATTTTGAAGGGGTTCCCCCATGCCCATAAAGACGACATTTGTAATTTTACGCCCATATTGTTCATTTGCCAATTGGTTCATTTGCCAAACTTGGTCATAAATTTCACCTGCATGAAGGTTCTGCATAAATCCCATTTGCCCCGTCGCACAAAAAGTACACCCCATTGCGCAACCTACCTGACTCGAAACACAGACCGTAAGGCGAGAAGCATCTCCATCCTCATCAAAACCAGGAATAAGTACGGTTTCTATCGCCTTGCCCGAATGTAGTTGGTAGAGACTCTTTACAGTTCCATCTATTACAGAGGTCTGCATTTGGATACATTTCAGGGTCTGAAGATCAAAATGGGTATCGAGTGCGCTTCTAAATGCAGTGGGGAGATTAGACATCGCTTCGAAAGATGTTGCGCCCTTTGCATACAGCCATTGGAAAAGTTGACGTCCTCTGAAACGCGGTTCGCCCAATGAAAGGGCAAGTGCTTCTAACTGTTCTAATGATAAAGACTTAATATTTTTTTTAGACATTCTTTATTCTGTTTCTATCTTTGGGTGATCTCCTTCCCAAAAGCGCATAAAGATAGATAGTCCACCCAAACAAAGTAGGTTGGTTATTAGGAAAAATGTGGCTTCTTCAATTGGGAGACCTAATATATGCCATCCAATTGTGTAGTTCCTTGAAATTTCCCATATCCCCAGGCCAATGGCGATCCGATCGGCAATCCAGAGATACACGGTTGGGATACTCAAACTCCAGATGAAGGTGCGGCGGATGTCCCAAAGGGCCGACCCGATGAGGTACCACATACCCGCAAATACAGGGGCTGCCCAAGCCAATATTAATCCCATATAGGTGGTTTTGTCAAATGTTAGCATGTACACACCAGCACAGGCAGCCAACAACCAAAAAGTTACGCCCACATACCGGACATAAGGATACAAGAGACCCGTTGGCCGCTCCGATTTTCGGCGGGTATATAGTTGGAAAAAGAATAATCCGGTCAATATAGGTTGTAACAAAAAGAAAAGGTATTCTTCTATGGGAACATAACCAATCACCCCAATAACTCGTTCGTTGCCATACCCCCAAATTCCCCGATAGACCAAATAATTGTCCCATGGCGTGGTATAAACAAAGGCAATTCCCATTACAGCGAGTAAATAGAACCAATGTTTTCCCTGTGTACCCGCTACTTTTGAGGGAAGCATGTACCACAAAAGGCCAATGACTGGCAGAATAAAAACAAAATGGAATTGTAAATATGTCATTTAACCTTATGATTTATTATCAGATACGTTTTTTTTCTAAGTCTTTCAAAATGACCCTTGCGGCGCTTCGTCCAGAGGCGCCCATAATTCCACCACCAGGATGTGTGCTGGCACCTGTTAGGTAAAGCCCTTTCAAGTGGGACTTATATTCCGACATACCAAGCATGGGGCGGAGCATAAACATCTGATCTAATGTCATTTCGAGGTGCATTACATTGGCCCGATATAACCCCAATTCGCGTTCTAACCAAAGCGGATGTTGAAACAATGTG is a genomic window containing:
- a CDS encoding lycopene cyclase domain-containing protein, whose translation is MTYLQFHFVFILPVIGLLWYMLPSKVAGTQGKHWFYLLAVMGIAFVYTTPWDNYLVYRGIWGYGNERVIGVIGYVPIEEYLFFLLQPILTGLFFFQLYTRRKSERPTGLLYPYVRYVGVTFWLLAACAGVYMLTFDKTTYMGLILAWAAPVFAGMWYLIGSALWDIRRTFIWSLSIPTVYLWIADRIAIGLGIWEISRNYTIGWHILGLPIEEATFFLITNLLCLGGLSIFMRFWEGDHPKIETE
- a CDS encoding ATP-binding protein encodes the protein MSKITAHTPYASQRPKLGVITQGSLGKGIIMRLDANHSVEQLKAGKFMVVEGAQYDFFTMITDVSLEAANPNILLNPPDTSDLLLRQVMMGHATYVTVVLKPLLMTPNGSHPDLGRLEASRVKTIPSHFSLVSEAQAEDIARIFGHEANLDENQKQRFFHVGAPLDMDEIPVCIDLDRLVERSNAVFGKTGTGKTFLTRLLICGTLKSDKAVNLIFDMHSEYGISARQEGKSASFVKGLRELFPGKVAIFSLDPESTRKRNNGINPDYEVFLYADQVEPEDILPLQNTLNLTQTAAESTYLLRNKLGKSWLIRLLKSDSEEELNELAKDCGANFQSVAALKRKLEQVCGLGFFKREPGSGKTDVIEQLLENILKNRSVVLEFGRYDSLKAYMFVANIITRRLRAAYEQKTNAYLSSRKEEDKPPQLMITIEEAHKFLQPGIASETPFGVIAREMRKYFVSLLIVDQRPSAIDDEVLSQIGTKIVAQLNDEKDLNAALVGTSDASGLRQVLASLDSKQQALVMGHAVPMPVVLKTRSYDEHFYAAMRAEENEKITDIRKQMKDLF
- a CDS encoding DUF1624 domain-containing protein → MKAANRWVFVDIFRFTAVVLMLQGHTFDAYLSPEIKKMDWFQGAHTFIHGFTSPIFLFSSGLAFGVATFRKWTHFIQWSPALWKRIRRYLLLLAIGYWLHLAYFSFYKLLTQMSEKNILFFFQIDALQIIGITLAFCQFLVYLLKKKKVFITFLSFLFLFIFLTTPYLWGSDLQAVPLWIRGYLDKSIGSYFPIFPWSMYLLAGIISAYYFKKWQEVISIKQIIIRFTLIGILFIMIGKPGIEYWINPFKDPDGVYSFLVLHNLGYILLIISFLYWLDQAYIQPKVSENPHGLPLLRHVTLMGQETLAIYVMHLFIVYGSPLNQSILPSLRYNMQVLPAFIYALILFISMFYYARFWSWFKKEKPSEFKIFQIVGTGLLLYLFLINDWVIHLI
- the rlmN gene encoding 23S rRNA (adenine(2503)-C(2))-methyltransferase RlmN, whose translation is MSKKNIKSLSLEQLEALALSLGEPRFRGRQLFQWLYAKGATSFEAMSNLPTAFRSALDTHFDLQTLKCIQMQTSVIDGTVKSLYQLHSGKAIETVLIPGFDEDGDASRLTVCVSSQVGCAMGCTFCATGQMGFMQNLHAGEIYDQVWQMNQLANEQYGRKITNVVFMGMGEPLQNYEQVLQAIGLLTSPEGLGLASRRITLSTVGLAGRIMRLADDDVKVNLAISLHAPTPEKRSEIMPVNRSLKTDLKALKEAVQYFYQRTKNQITYEYCIFDHFNDHEEDAKALAKIVRWAPSKVNLIMFNPVKGVAFEASREQRLNAFIRVLVANKVTVTVRRSRGQDIEAACGQLAINVGEIEKTAAQ